One stretch of Hemibagrus wyckioides isolate EC202008001 linkage group LG01, SWU_Hwy_1.0, whole genome shotgun sequence DNA includes these proteins:
- the kcnj12a gene encoding ATP-sensitive inward rectifier potassium channel 12 has translation MSVSRMSRYSIVSSEEDALRLTTVHGGGGVNGYGNGNGKIHTRRKCRNRFVKKNGQCNVQFTNMEQKSQRYLADIFTTCVDIRWRYMLLVFTLVFVVSWLVFGLAFWVIALLHGDLDNPAGDDSFTPCVLHVNGFLAAFLFSIETQTTIGYGFRCVTEECPVAIFLVVFQSIVGSIIECFMIGAIMAKMARPKKRTQTLLFSKNAVIAMRDGKLCLMWRVGNLRRSHIVEAHVRALLIKPRVTAEGEYIPLDQLDINVGFDQGLDRIFLVSPITILHEIDEESPLYGISKRDLETADFEIVVILEGMVEATAMTAQARSSYLASEILWGHRFEPVLFEEKNEYKVDYSHFHKTYEVPSTPRCSAKDMLESKCVSAADNASTFCYENELALLNRDEEDEEECSQRERQDFEQISRSLEQRSYRRESEI, from the coding sequence ATGAGTGTGAGCCGCATGAGCCGATACAGCATTGTGTCTTCGGAGGAGGACGCCCTGCGCCTGACCACCGTCCACGGCGGCGGCGGCGTGAATGGCTATGGGAATGGGAACGGGAAGATCCACACTCGCAGGAAATGCCGTAACCGCTTCGTGAAGAAGAACGGACAGTGCAACGTCCAGTTCACCAACATGGAGCAGAAATCTCAGCGCTACCTGGCCGACATCTTCACCACCTGCGTGGACATCCGCTGGCGCTATATGCTGCTGGTGTTCACGCTCGTGTTTGTGGTGTCCTGGCTGGTGTTCGGTTTGGCCTTCTGGGTAATCGCACTGCTCCACGGCGACCTGGACAACCCTGCAGGCGACGACAGTTTCACGCCTTGCGTCCTGCATGTGAACGGCTTCTTGGCAGCGTTTCTGTTCTCCATCGAGACGCAGACCACCATCGGGTATGGGTTCCGCTGTGTGACAGAGGAGTGTCCAGTCGCCATCTTCCTTGTAGTCTTCCAGTCCATCGTGGGCAGCATTATCGAGTGCTTCATGATCGGTGCCATCATGGCAAAAATGGCACGGCCCAAAAAGCGTACTCAGACTCTTCTGTTCTCCAAAAATGCCGTCATCGCCATGAGGGATGGGAAACTCTGCCTCATGTGGCGCGTCGGGAACCTTCGTAGGAGCCACATTGTTGAGGCTCACGTCCGAGCACTGCTAATCAAACCGCGTGTGACCGCTGAGGGAGAGTACATCCCGCTGGACCAGCTGGATATTAACGTCGGCTTTGATCAAGGACTCGATCGGATCTTCTTGGTCTCGCCGATCACCATTTTGCACGAGATTGACGAGGAGAGTCCGCTGTATGGAATCAGCAAGCGAGATCTGGAGACGGCAGACTTCGAGATCGTGGTGATCCTGGAGGGGATGGTGGAGGCCACTGCCATGACGGCACAGGCTCGGAGCTCCTACTTGGCAAGCGAGATCCTGTGGGGTCACCGGTTTGAGCCGGTGCTCTTCGAGGAGAAGAATGAGTACAAGGTGGACTACTCTCACTTCCACAAGACCTATGAGGTTCCGTCTACGCCTCGCTGTAGCGCTAAAGACATGCTcgagagcaagtgtgtgtctGCTGCTGACAACGCCTCCACGTTCTGCTACGAGAACGAGCTGGCGCTGCTCAACCGCGACGAAGAAGACGAGGAGGAATGCAGCCAGAGAGAACGGCAAGACTTTGAACAGATCTCTCGGAGCCTCGAGCAAAGGTCTTACCGCCGCGAGTCCGAGATTTAA